A stretch of the Azorhizobium caulinodans ORS 571 genome encodes the following:
- the folD gene encoding bifunctional methylenetetrahydrofolate dehydrogenase/methenyltetrahydrofolate cyclohydrolase FolD gives METKPIDGKAFAAGLRARIAEEVAVLVRDHDLKPGLAVVLVGEDPASQVYVRNKAAQTAEAGMASFEYKLPADTAEADLLALVEKLNADPAVNGILVQLPLPAHLDSMKVLAAIDPAKDVDGFHVVNAGRLAVGLDALVPCTPLGCVMLLKHHLGNLSGLNAVVVGRSNIVGKPAAQLLLREDCTVTIAHSRTRDLPGMCRQADILVAAVGRPEMVRGDWIKPGATVIDVGINRVPKADGKTRLVGDVAYEEALGVAGLITPVPGGVGPMTIACLLQNTLTAARRQKGL, from the coding sequence ATCGAGACCAAGCCCATCGACGGAAAGGCGTTCGCCGCTGGCCTGCGCGCCCGCATTGCCGAAGAGGTCGCCGTACTGGTGCGGGACCATGACCTGAAGCCCGGTCTCGCGGTGGTGCTGGTGGGCGAGGACCCGGCGAGCCAGGTCTATGTGCGCAACAAGGCCGCCCAGACGGCGGAGGCCGGCATGGCCTCATTCGAGTACAAGCTGCCGGCCGACACGGCGGAAGCCGACCTTCTGGCGCTGGTGGAAAAGCTCAACGCCGATCCGGCGGTGAACGGCATTCTCGTGCAGCTTCCGCTGCCGGCCCATCTCGATTCCATGAAGGTCCTGGCCGCCATCGATCCGGCAAAGGATGTGGACGGCTTCCATGTGGTGAATGCCGGCCGCCTCGCGGTGGGCCTCGACGCCCTCGTGCCCTGCACGCCGCTCGGCTGCGTGATGCTGCTGAAGCATCACCTGGGCAATCTCTCCGGGCTCAATGCCGTGGTGGTTGGGCGCTCCAACATCGTCGGCAAGCCGGCGGCGCAGCTTCTGCTGCGGGAGGACTGCACCGTTACGATCGCCCATTCGCGCACCCGCGATCTGCCGGGCATGTGCCGCCAGGCTGACATTCTGGTTGCCGCCGTCGGCCGCCCGGAGATGGTGCGGGGCGACTGGATCAAGCCCGGTGCCACGGTCATCGACGTCGGCATCAACCGCGTGCCGAAGGCGGACGGCAAGACGCGCCTTGTGGGCGATGTGGCCTATGAGGAGGCGCTGGGCGTCGCCGGCCTCATCACGCCCGTGCCCGGCGGCGTCGGCCCCATGACCATCGCCTGCCTTCTCCAGAACACCCTCACCGCCGCCCGCCGCCAGAAGGGGCTCTGA